tATGTTTTtggtatttataaatattattcttttctttaaaaggAATGTTTTTGGTATTCCGAAgaaatgtttttgtaattttagatGTGAATTAAATAACTACTTTATTTCaatcttgatattttaataattttttttaacaattttttaataatgagtaATATGTCACtatttaattgatttgtttaaatttatttttaaaaaatatttaaaatgacctaatcataaattaacattattaaaagagttgtaaaaaagttattaaaaaattattttttattttatttttcatatatcgTACATATAGGCCGAAAATAAAATCTTTCTCAATAGTTTAATATTCGTTCAAATCTATAAAACTCAAGTTTTGCATGAGTTGATAAATCTACACTTCTGCATGTTAACGTCAAACTCAACTCAACAGTGCTGTATGAACTGGAGATTCCGCATTAAATTGCACTTCTCATATCTACCACCAAAACAACCTACCACCTTCACGTTTTTCATGATAttgctcttttattttaaaaactatactTTTGACAAAcggaaaattacaaaaacattcaTATCACACGGCTAAATAATACGAAAAAGTTTTCTTTAacgatttttcttttataactttttaacagTAACTTTTTAACAGTAGTTTACgattaatttgtttcaaatatttttttttaaaataaatttaaacagataaataaaatatgacacgtattttattgtaaaaaaattattaaaaagtattgatattttaattatatttatattattttttaatttaaaatcataattatattatgatttttctaAAGCGTGTAAAATTAACCTTTTCAAGATAAGAGAAAAAGTGAAATATTAAACTCCAGACTACTATAAATTAAACACTTTGCACTTCCATATAAACAACAAACCATTCACAAAAGATGAAGTATCTAAGCTCCTATTTCACCTTTGCTACCatcattacttttttattttcatttgaacctCCTTCACTTGATACTCGTGAAAAGTTTGTTCAATGTCTTTACAACTATCCCAATATCTCCAACTCAATCTCCAATGTAGTTTATTCACCAACCAACTCTTCATACTCTTCTATATTTGAAATGCCGATTCAAAATTATAGGTTTTCCAACTTAAGCTCAAAACTCCAAGCCATTGTTACGCCACTCGACGTTTCCCACATTCAAGCCACCTTAATGTGCTCCCAACGCCATGGCTTGCAGATTCGAACCCGAAGTGGAGGCCATGATTACGAGGGTCTCTCGTACGTTGCCCAAGTTCCCTTTGTGATCATTGATCTCTTCACCCTTCGAGAAATCATAGTTGACGTACAAAACCAAACTGCTTGGGTTCAAGCTGGGGCAAATCTTGGTGAACTTTACTACACGATTAGCCAGAAAAGCAAAACCCTAGGATTCCCAGCGGGTGTGTGTTCCACTGTAGGCGTTGGTGGCCACTTCAGTGGTGGTGGTTATGGATCCTTGATGCGTAAGTACGGTCTTGCCGCAGATAATATCATTGATGCTCACATAATAGACGTGAATGGTAATCTTCTTGACAGAGAAGCNATGGGTGAGGATNTGTTTTGGGCTATTAGAGGAGGTGGTGGAGCAAGCTTTGGAGTCATCGTGGCTTGGAAGATAAAGCTAGTTCCAGTTCCATCAACTGTGACAGTTTTCAATGTTGCAAGGACATTGGAAGAGAATGCAACCGAGATCATTCAAAAGTGGCAGCTTGTGGCCCATAAATTGGACGAGCGCATATTCATTAGGGTGGACCTGAAAACGGTAAATTCAGTTGAACATGGAAAGCAAACAATACAAGCAAATTTTGTGTCCATGTTTCAAGGAGGTGTAGAAGAACTTATTCCATTGATGCAAAAGAATTTACCGGAGTTGGGTTTGGACAGAAAAGACTGTATTGAGACTAGTTGGATTGGTTCAGTTCTTTTCGCGAATGCTGTGGTTCTTGGAACTAATTACATGAATGAAGTCCCTGAAGTTTTGCTTAACAGAACTCGATTTCGTGCAGGAATAATGAAAGGAAAATCTGATTATGTTAGGAAACCCATTCCTATTGATGGATTACAAGGATTATGGCGTTTGCTTTATGAAGTTCCAAATAGTCAGCTTCAGTTCGCCCCTTATGGAGGCATAATGGATGAGATATCGGAAACTGAAATTGCATTCTCACACAGATCTGGAATCATATTTCATATTCATTACATGGTGGGTTGGGAAGAGGAAGGCGATGAGGCTGCAGAAAGGTACATGAATTGGATTAGAAAGTTGTACAAATATATGGAACCTTATGTTTCAAACTCTCCGAGAGCTGCATATATAAATTACAGAGACCTTGACATTGGGGTTAATAACAATGATGGTTATACAAGCTACAATCAAGCCAGCATTTGGGGTCTCAAGTATTTCCGTAACAATTTCAGGAGATTGGCTGTAGTGAAGACCAAGGTTGATCCTCACAACTTCTTTAGAAACGAACAAAGTATTCCTACCCTATCCGAtgaagaaaatttatcgaacatcTAGTAGAATCTAGTATCtatcattcaaataaaataaatgtatcgAACATTTTGTTAtcgtatatttattttctttcattattgttCTTCAACTTTtgttatcattattaaataaaactaatattctCTGTCAAAATATAAAcgaattgaaaaaattaattaaaatacaaacttctttatcattcctatagttataattaaattttaattatttaattctcATATATGAAATATGTGCTTGATTTATTATGATGCGTTTTTAACttgacaaaaacatgttcaaatattttttcctcAATGTAGTTTTGCTGTAGTTCTCCTTCGACGTACAAGATTTGAGACCAAATAATAGAGTTGATAACGTGTTTAAATGACGGaagtatgttattttaatatttaaaaagctaaaagtataaatagaatttttgttaattaatgagtctttttattaaaacatctataatttttctaaaatttattctcTAATAATTCTCTACCATCTTTCTTAGTGTTCTAATTACTGGAGGATTTGGTTTAAGACCAAAAAGTGTCTAAAGTGATTACTGCGACAAAatctttatttctatttaatcaattattgttaAAGAATAAGTGAATTTATGctcttttctctattttccATATTTGTTGATGAATGTGAGTTTAGCTCTGTCGCATGTATCATCCACGTCTTCCATTAGGTTTTCTATTGATAAGTGATTTTAACAATGTATCTTAATCATGATTTTGTGTTTGTGGcaacaaataaagttatttgATATGCGGATTTGTTTTGAGTTCTTTAGGCTTGTTTGAGTTTCTAACTAGCAAAGGAagctaaattttttatttatgttttttagttttgatattaTGAAATAGTATacttaagttgaattaatgaaCTAAATTGctaaatttaagatattttgaGTTTGCTGAAGTTCTATTGTGTTGTGGTATAATCGCTTGAACTTTTGGTTTGAAAATCTTATGGTTTGGTTTGAGAAAATACTGATGAAACTGCTTGTTAAATGGTACTTGCAAATTGAGCAAATTGATATCCAATATAAGGCTTAAACATGTTTTCCAAACAACCACAATGATAAGGATACCAATTTAGtcaattgcataagacttgagtacACAAAGATCAAGAATCAAAGCTATTGGTTTATGATGTGGAGTTGAGGGGCTTAGAATAGCGATGAAAACTGCAAAGTCAAAGAGCCACAAGGCTCCAAGACGTTAAGCGACCAGTTTGGGCATTGAGCATTACGAAGTTAGTGGGCTCTCTGTTTGTTGGGCACTGTTTTGGGCGCTGAGCATTGCTTGGTGGTGTTGAGCGCCACTTCTTTCTTACAAGTCTAGAACCATTTTTCTCCTTAATTCTTTGGGCTCCTTATTTCGATTCATTTTATGCTTTTTTGTGCTTTTATGATTCTTGAtggtttgaattgtttttatataGATTCAATCACTACTACAAAACAGGCTTTTTAAGTGTTATTTCggttttttaagtttgttttacaGCAGACTTAGATTTGGCAGACgtaaattttaagtctattgttgaccaacagacttaaatctttgtacaattataaaaaaagttataataaatttaaatttattgtgacCAACTTAAAAGACCAATTTAAGTTTATTGAGAGGGTTTAACACTccgaaatgtaaaaataaattaaaaagataggtttaattttttattttagtattagcATATGTCATAAGTGTAAAATTTAAGTCTCTTTAaacagacttaaaataaaaaattgtaagtCTGTTATCATATTAACAAAGTTAAAGTAGTttctttaatttacaaaattgaaGTCTGTTATCAGATTAACAAACATAAAGTAGTttctttaatttacaaaatagtCACTGCATACTTCTGTTATCATATTAAAATGCTAGTGCAAAAAAGATGATTAACGTCaccctatagacgtcggttataggTAAGTCCGACatatattgatgaccggtggtattgtcgtaaataagttggcaatATAGGCGTCTGTTAGGTCGATCTCTAACGTCTATATAATTTTCGATGTCGACCCTTCCAAGCTGATGTCTATATTTCTGACGGTTAGGTGAAAGGTCATTTCCTTCACTGTTTTAGACGTTGGTTCCTTGGGGGCCCTGACGTTTATATGGCAAAAGTTAATGTTGCTCaccaacctgtcagacatatagacgtctggCTGCTGCTAACTGACGTCAACAAGCAAtcgaaaacaaaaaaatcatattgATGCTACTTTAAAGGAACAAGATGCTTTAATTTaagaacttgaagaagagtTATCTGCATTGCGATCTGAGCTActtgaagaaaagaataaaaatgatggTGGTTACAGTATGCCATGTAAAGAAGAAAACTATTACAATTACATTGCATGTGAGGGAGGAATGTACAACCATGAAACCATTATGAAGGAAGGAGTATGCCGAAAGCATTACAAAAGAAAAGCTTGTAGAAATCCCTACACTGGATATAGTAAAAAACTTGATTGATTTATGTAATTTGGGAATAGTACAGTATTAGTACATGTTGAACTATGGATAGCTGTATATGgaacaattattttgattattaataaataaagaaagtggttatttgaattttgattgttattttcattccatttgtTGTTTGGTAGTATTATTCAATAGTTAtactttgtgatttttataaaaaatgtctaGTTAGGTCAGTCCAATGAGGATGGAAGACCAAGTACAGGTGTTGCTAGGTTGAGAGGGTAAGTCCTAAAACCATTGATACAGTTCTGATGcacgtgtaatcgattacatggacttggtaatcgcttaccagtggaaAAATCCCATTTTCTACCAAAAGTTGAAGAGTCCTACCCAGTCATGGCTGAAGCACTCCCTAATAGTCCTTACGTGTTTGTTTACAATGTTTTGTGGATTTCTTAACCAAGTTATTAATGGTTGAAGGTGTCCACAAGTCAGTCTTATGTGCATGGAAGACCAAGTAAAGGTGTTTGGAAATTGGGAGGTGAGTTAATGCAGCATTGACACTGACTGATGCAATGGTAATTAATTACCAGGGTCgcgtaatcgcttaccagtgaaACATTCCCAATTTGTACCAAAAGCTGAGGACCGCTCCCTAGTCATGGCTGAAGCACTCCCTAGTAGTCCTTATGTGCTTGTTTCCAATGTTTTGTGGATTTCTTAACCCTGTTATCCATGGTTGAAGGTGTCCACAACAACAAGTTTCAAGTTAGGTCAGTCCTATgtggatggaagaccaagtaTAGGTGTTCCTAGGTTGAGAGGGGACTTCCTACCCCATTGACACAGGTCTGAAGCAcgtgtaatcaattacaggagccttgtaatcgcttacaagtGGAAAAATTCCCTTTTATACCAAAATTTGAGGAGTGTTACCCTGTCGTGGCTGAAGCACTCCCTTGGGTCTACAGGActgtgttttcaatgttttgagAATTGATTAACCCTGTAGGCCATGGTTGCATGTGTCCACAACAAGAAATTTCAAGGTTGGTCAATCCTATgtggatggaagaccaagtaTAGGTGTTCCTAGGTTTAGAGGGGAAGTCCTACACCATTGACACAACTCTGAAGCAagtgtaatcaattacaggggccttgtaatcgcttaccagtggaaATATCCCCTTTTGTACCAAATGTTAACGAGTGTTGCCCAATCGTGGCTGAAGCACTCCCAGGGGTCTGCAGGActgtgttttcaatgtttttagGATTGATTAACTCTGTAGGCCATGGTTGAATGTGTCCACAACAAGAAATTTCAAGTTAGGTCAGTCCTATGTGGATGAAAGACCAAGTATAGGTATTCCTAGGATGAGAGGGGAGGTCCTACACCATTGACACAGGTCTGAAGAACGTGTAACCGATTACAAGGGtcttgtaatcgcttaccagtggaaAAAACCCCTTTTGTACCGAAAGTTGAGGAGTGCTACCCAGTCGTGTTTGAAGCACTCCCAAAGGGTCTGCAGGActgtgttttcaatgttttgagGATTGATTAATCCTGTAGGCCATGGTTGAATGTGTCCACAACAAGAAATTTCAAGTTAGGTTAGTCCTATgtggatggaagaccaagtaTAGGTGTTCCTAGGTTTAGAGGGAGGTCCTACACCACTGATACATGTCTGAAGCAcatgtaatcaattacaggggccttgtaatcgcttaccaatGTAAAAATCcccttttgtaccaaaagttgaaGAGTGCTACCCAATCGTGGCTATAGCACTCCCCAAGGTTCTGCAGGActgtgttttcaatgtttttagGATTGATTAACCCCGTAGGCCATGGTTGAATGTGTCCACAACAAGAAATTTCAAGTTAGGTTAATCCTATTtggatggaagaccaagtaTAGGTGTTCCTAGGTTGAGAGGGGAGGTCCTACACCATTGCTACATGTCTGAAGcttgtgtaatcgattataggggCGTTGTAATCACTTACCAGTGGAAAAATCCCCTTTCGTACCAAAAGTTGAGGAGTGTTACCCAGTCGTGGTTGAAGCACTCCCAAGGGTCTACAGGActgtgttttcaatgttttgagAATGGATAATTAATGGAATACTTCAAGTTGGAATACTTCAATATTTAACAAACGTAAAAGGAATAATGAAGGGTATTgagtaattaaaaatgataacaataataaaaggcaattacattaatataaaaatgtaacaaCAGTTCACGAAACACCAAGTTTAGAAATTAAAGGGTATATAACAGTAAGCAATGAAATGTAATCTTAAAAGGTGGTTGTTGATCAAATTGATTGCGGAGGTTAATAAGTTCTTGCTCTACGACTCCAACACGATTTTCAATTCTATCAAATATATCGCCTACGAACGTTCGAAGATCTTGTATTTGTTTGATTACTTCACTCAATGTTGCAGAAGAGGATTGTTCCGGATTTTGAGAGGGTTTTCTTCATTCATGTTCTTCATTACCAACTTGtggttcttcattttctttcagtACAAATTCGTGATTTTCCACTGGCAAGCGTTTACAGGCtccttgtaatcaattacatacGCACATGCCTATCTTACTCTTCCTCACAACACCAATTGGATGCACTCATAAGCAACCAATTTTGTGGACACCCTAATTCCTTTCAACCATTACTAAGGGCAGCCTGTAACACTCCTTACGGAGTACCactagaaaaataacaaaaattgaaatttacgccaaatattttctttttctatttaaaattaacatcgTGGAAATAAAACCTCAAAAGTTTAAGCGTCTTACAACAAAAGTTCAAACCTTACAAATATCAAATCCATtgttcaaaaacataaaataacttcaaaacatgaaaagtaTTCCCATAGCTTTTTCCAAAAACTCTCGTTGTACTACTCCATCTCTGCCTTATCTGCAAcatcatctactcccgtacaagtacgatcattgcAGGTagaaccacaaccacaaaaggaAGGGGTGAGTAATTAAGAACATAACATAGCATATAATTTCAATGTCAAAACATCATAACATAGATTATTCTAGTCATAACATTACAATACTTCATGGTATTGAAACAATAACTCAGATCATCCTCACAAGCTTTTgttgtttccttgaattttgtcgTACCAAACCTGTTTCGCAAAATAGGATGATTCGAGTGGCCTTCTATCGCAACTTCaggcctatctccccgactcctcaaggaattacgagtaaaaacttcggttaggcgcacctaccgagcactatactcacacgagccgaagtcattgGGTGAGACATCCAACCCTCTCTAGTCCTCACGCACAAGGAtagggtgacactcgaatctcagCCTCCAGAGAACTGGACACATTATCGTATCGCAATACGAACACCATCATCGGTTCGACAAATATTCTAAGAAAATGACAGGACACTTGCTCTcacaacttcaccatcacaaccatACACAAATCACCATCATATACAAAGCCAACCAAATTCATTGACCAacgattaataaaaaaaaaacacaaataattaaataacataatttaattattattatttttttttctactgaTGCATCCCCTGAAATTACTAATTTCACACTTCCATTAACTAGAACAACATTTCTAGTACACCCTCACTTTTTACTAAATTTCCAACACTAAAGAAAATGCATAAATTCCTATACACTCCTTTTTACTCTAAACACACTTCCTTCTACACCTACCTTTTTCAAGTGGGTCCCAAAATcattaaattacattttctcTTACTTCTAAGGTAGGTCCCACTTTAAGTcactcatttttcatttaaaacacTCTTACTTCCTTTACTTACgtaaaagtcaaataaaaagaCCAACTTTATGAAATAACCACTCTCCTTTCATTTCTCTCACCCAAAACCGTGGACCCCACTTTAAATTCAccactttttactctcttttacTAAGCTAAAAGTTGCAACTTCTCTCTCCTCCACATATCATTTACGTAGGACTCTCCTCACCCTTCACACACTACATTATTCATTTCACACTTCTCTCTCTTACAATCAATGCTCACGGCCCCACACTTCTCCTTCACcttctttcattttgattttctcaCTTCACTCTAACTAAGACACAATTCACACCTATACTCTTCACTCACTacaaaatttacatatattCCCATGCATGACACTTCTAAATTCACTCCTTACTTCCCATTGACTTTTCAATGCCCACTTTAATTCTCACTTTTCTCACCCTCACTTACGTCAATCTTCTACACCTACTTTTTtcttggaaaataaaattttaacaccattttttgacaccattttgattttttaatttgaaatcgtccaatcacatcttgacacgtgtgcagtgttaaaatagtgtaaaaaaaatggtgttaaaatatcattgtccttctTCTAATCTCTTTTCACTACAACAACCCAAACCCCATTTTTCTCATGCAACTGCATGCACCAGTACCCATCTTACATGAGACCCCAAAACCCAACTCTCTCTTTTTATTCCAACCAAACCTAGGTATCACTGTTATCATTTTTCTTGATTCCAACTCTCTTACCCTTCTCTTCCATACAAGGAAAAGGAACTCTCAAGCCTCACACCCACCACACTCTTTATTAAGGAGTGTATGAATGTGCCCCAAGTTTACCATTTAAAGATTAAACGAGGGAAAATAAGCCATTTCAGACAATGTTTTTATCATAAGAAAGTGAATAACCATATATTCTCAACATCCAAAATGAAACCAAACAATGTATCCATTTACAACAACcccaaattttcaaaacatgcaAGGTAAATAATAACACCCACCCAACACATATAGAAACACAAGCATTACAAGGAACATATAAGcattaatatttaacaataacaCCCACCCATCATATACCATTTTATAATCCAAAGTTACACCTCTTACCTCTAATTTCCAAAAGTTTCAAGACTTCTAAGATTCCCAAGAAATGACTGAAAATGACTTCACTCCTCTTGTTGCACCAAACGTCACTTCACACCTCTTGGTTCCTCTCCAACTCACGGTCCTAGAGTCCAAGACAAAATGGTGGCTAACCACTCTCTCACAGTGGAAAACAGATGGTTTCATTCAATTTCCTTCCACGGTTTCTTTTTGGTGTCCCCCTTCTTATGCCTCCATATTacaacttaaatatttattaacccTATCATCTACCCAAACTTACCTCATCCACTTAGTTTGCNCGAANATTCCTTTGCTAGAACTAACCCTTGGGTTACCCTTCCTTAACTCTCTATCAACTCTAGAAATAACCACACTTTAATGGNCATAATTGAGGGTCTTTAAGGATAATATAGATACCCCAAACGTTGTGAATTTAAACctaggaaaatgaaaagaatatacACTTTCCTAAGCACCCTCACATGGCTAAGGCTACTTTTAATTCCTAACGTTTACTATACCATGCATATTCTTTTCTGAAAACATgataagagaaaaacaaagaatgaaaaCGTGTACCCATGCAAAAccataacacaaaaaaaaccaTTTCTCTACCTATTCACGTGCACACatccaattatataatataaccaaataaaataatccCACCAACTTCTCTCTCATGCTAACTATGTACCAAAAGCAAAAACTAAATGCCTTTTAAAACTTAGCAAACCAAGAAAATTCCAAAGCCATACAAAAAggcaacaaataaaaaaaaatggcaaaaacatttctctttcatcataAATGTGCATAAAACCCAAAGCAGGAAGGCTTTAAAAGCCATTCACGTTTACAGCCACATGCCAAAGGGGTTCACTTCCTCATTCTCATCTTATTGTGGGCCCCACGCCACCAaggtgtaaaaataaaagattttggAATCTTTTTGGTCTTAACAAGGCTTGAACACAAAACCAAACACACACCCCATCCAATGCACACACAACAACCACTAACCAAAGCTCCATTTGCTAAATGAATAGcgcaaacaaatatatttaaaatactctTTCAACCCTTTttcgaaaattaatataaaaccaatattaatttaattttcttcccttccttaaatatttctcaacccTTATTCACATCACAATTTATTATGTAAtaccacaaaataaaatactaaaggTAAATAAAAATCCTTTTATTTATACGGATCTTACACAGTCACACATCCTTGGTTATAAAAATCAACCAACCAATTTAAGgtctttcaataaatttcaccGTATTTGGTTCAACCCCTCAATGGGGAGCTCTTCTTCCACAATAGCGGAGTGACGCTAAACTTTTAGTACAAATTCGTGATTTTCTActagtaagcgattacaagttccttgtaatcgattacacacgCACATAAGTGCTTATCTTACTCTTCCTTCGAACAGAATTTCTAGGCAATCAACAACAACCAATTTAGTATACCTACTATTTCAGTCTAACTCCTCATTAGTAGAGGGGCACATCAATTTTCACCCAACAAGGTAATGAATTAACTCACTCAACCAAAAACAcagacaaagaaaatgaatttgaagaatAATTAATGAAGAATAGTTTAGTTGTATtcatttgttataattttgtaCAATTGTGTCAAAATTTTCAATACTAAAATTCTGTACAATGTCATGTCTATTCATTTGCTATAAAATAAGAATCTAAACCAACAACACATTTCTAATGCTACAGTAATCCAAAATGTTGCAGTGTTCGAAATCTTCGGACGTTATCCTCGTCTAGGATCTAGTCACATATATACTTCTTCCTTAACGCAACcaattcctcctgaaatgaaCATATTGGAATTTAGAATCAATGTCAAAACAacgataatataatatttacaaattcataatttaaccTATATTTGTATAAGTCTAAAAGATTGATGGTGGGGAACCCACCGGCATACCATGTgtttcaacaattttaaattgACCTCTAAAGGATCAACAATGTTTAAACAAGACCTAAATAGAGTCATTATTACTAAGTATCAACAATTTTAAATTGACCTCTAAAGAATCAACAATGTTTATTACTAGGGCATATAACCTAAGAAATTACATTATTACAATAATAGGTCATTCTTTTAAGTCAATGAGTAGTTCTATCCAGTTTTCGTAGCACAACAAAATCAAACAGTAAATCAAATAACCCCTACCTTATAATACCGTTGATGACCAAAGTAAATAATCACCAGCTAAGATAtcctgaaacaaaatatatatatatataaaacaaggATTTGATTCAAAAACATATCCCAAGTCAAGTATTAGcagatatattattaaaaggatTGTTTGTAATTGTATGATCTATACAAACATGAGTGTTCTTGTATATAATgaagagataaaataataagGAAAGACACAGTGACTGCTGGAGAGCATACAATTACATCACTGTGTCAATTGCAAGCATTAGAGGTCGAAAGACACAGTGACTGCTGGAGAGCAAAAAGGGTTTGGAGGGCACAGTCATTACAGAAGAGAAAAAATGCTTAGATGCATGATGACtaccaaagagaaaaaaaaacttaaaggGCATTAAGAACgccgaaaagaaaaaaatacttatagaGTGCAGCAACTACCGAAGAGAAAAATGTGTTGCTACAAGTATTATTTACCCGAGAGAAAATATGAGTGACAAAGCCAAGCAAttgcatataaaaaaaaggtcaTGGCTTAACAACGGATTACTGACAAAACAAATCACAACAGATGGTACTATTCCAATATTACCatcttacaaaataatatacatttaattCAATCGCGCAAAATTTATCTTGTAAGACCAAGATTGTccttaatgatatattttattttgcacaATTTCCACTTTATGTGAAACTTGGATTTCTTTCCAATACATCTCCTCACGTCCAACAATATTGGGTTTGGATAACTCGGTGAGTGGTCTTTTTTAATGGATCTTGGATAGACTTTAAACCATATTGAAATGATTATTTGCAATTGTGTGATTTGTACATACATGAGGattgttatttataatgaagagaGATAATAATAAGGAACAAAATCAATATCctcatcaaatcatataatatcTCCCTATTTAATGTCATCAAGTTATAATTATCATACCTTGTAAAGAGCACCAAACTTCTTCCACATTTCCCCACTACAGGTACATAATGAGTCATGATATGTCAGGAAAAGGATGTCTAAGACCAAGTTGTCTTCAATTAGAGTCTCCTCAGCCCACAGTGTAAAAAGCTCAACATCCTTCAAGCATTCCACAATCCACAATTACCAATAGTTGAGtcataagaaataaattttccaaTTATCAACCATATTAGatacaaatcaaagaaaaaagatCTCATTAGAGGTTAGAAAAGGACTATTCCAACAATCCAGAACATGAAAGA
This genomic stretch from Vigna radiata var. radiata cultivar VC1973A chromosome 7, Vradiata_ver6, whole genome shotgun sequence harbors:
- the LOC106766962 gene encoding cannabidiolic acid synthase-like 1, whose product is MKYLSSYFTFATIITFLFSFEPPSLDTREKFVQCLYNYPNISNSISNVVYSPTNSSYSSIFEMPIQNYRFSNLSSKLQAIVTPLDVSHIQATLMCSQRHGLQIRTRSGGHDYEGLSYVAQVPFVIIDLFTLREIIVDVQNQTAWVQAGANLGELYYTISQKSKTLGFPAGVCSTVGVGGHFSGGGYGSLMRKYGLAADNIIDAHIIDVNGNLLDREAMGEDXFWAIRGGGGASFGVIVAWKIKLVPVPSTVTVFNVARTLEENATEIIQKWQLVAHKLDERIFIRVDLKTVNSVEHGKQTIQANFVSMFQGGVEELIPLMQKNLPELGLDRKDCIETSWIGSVLFANAVVLGTNYMNEVPEVLLNRTRFRAGIMKGKSDYVRKPIPIDGLQGLWRLLYEVPNSQLQFAPYGGIMDEISETEIAFSHRSGIIFHIHYMVGWEEEGDEAAERYMNWIRKLYKYMEPYVSNSPRAAYINYRDLDIGVNNNDGYTSYNQASIWGLKYFRNNFRRLAVVKTKVDPHNFFRNEQSIPTLSDEENLSNI